TTCCTGGCGAAGCCGAAGCAGACCGTGCAGTGGCAGCAGACCGGGGCGGTGCCGACGCAGCCCGAGGCCGAGCGGGTCGGTGCGGGTGCCGGTGCCGGTGCGGGTTCGGGGGCGCATGCTGCGGCTCCGGCGCCGGCCACCGCGGAAGAGGAGCTGGCGGCCTCCGACCACCACGGTCGTCACGCCGACGCCTGACCCGCGTTGCGTCGATCCCGGCCCCGTACCGTCCCCGACCGGGGGTGGTGCGGGGCCGGTCCCGTGGGGGAGCGGGGCGCGGGGTGTCGGGCGTGCGAGCGGGCGGGCGGCAGCGTCATCGCCGCTGTCGTACGACGTCTGCGATGACGCACGAGCCGACGGCGGGCGCCCCGCACAGCACCACCGCACCGGGCTCAGCCGCGGCGCTGCAGGTGCTCGCGGGTGAGCGCCTCCATCTCCTCGTCGGAGAGCGCGTCGACGGACCGAGCCTCGCGGCGGTCGGTCCGCTGCCACCGGATGAACAGCATGATGAGGACGGGGACGTCGGCCACCTCGGCGATGAACCACAGCAGGTCGCCAGCGAGGTGCTGGTCCTCGAGGGGGCTCGGGAACCACGGCTGCCCGACGACGTGCACGAGGGAGCCGTCGAGCACGTGGTTCGTCACGCGCATCACGATGCCGGGGACCGCGTCGAGCAGGAGCTCCACGAAGGCGAGCAGGAACTCGACCGTGACGAACGTCGAGCTCCGCAGCACGCCCGGCTCGGACAGCGGCGCGAGCAACCCGAAGCCGAGCACGGGCACGAGGACGGTGATCGCGACCGCCCACGCCGAGGACTCCCGGATGGTCGCCGCGAGCGGGGTCAGCAGCACCGCGAACAGCACGAGTCCGACGACCGGGGCGACGATCGCGTTGCCGAGGACCCGGATCGGGCGGGACCCCATCGCGCGATCGGCGAGCTGTGCCAGGCGTCCAGGGCCGCCGAGCCGCAGCAGCGAGACCGGTGCGGCGAGGGCGGCGAACGTCGGGACGGCGAAGAAGAGCAGGGCGAGCCGGAGGGTGAAGGCCCAGCGGAGCAGTTGGTCGTACCGCCCGACGACGCCGAACTGCAGGAGCCCGAACAGCACGAGCGCGAGCAGGAACGACAGCGTCCGCCATCCGGACCAGCGCGCGCCTCGACGGCGTGCTCCGACGAGCCACCACCCGTAGGCGACGGCGGCGACGGCGAGCATCACGGCGGCGAGGGGGTCGAACTGCCACGTGCTCCAGAACTCGGCGGGCTGCGGCGTGGGGAACCTCCGGGGGAGAACAGGGCGTGGTCGGTGTCCCGCCATCCTCTGCCGTCGACGTCGCGGTGGGCCCTCGGACGAGTCCCGGTGCGGTGAGGATCAGTTCAGCCGCACCGTCCGCCCGAGCAGCACGACCCCGAGCGGCACGAGGACCGCGCCGACGACGGCGGTCCCGAGCGACAGGTGCAGCTGCATCACCGCGAAGGCCGGTCCGATCGTGCAGAGGGCCGCGACGGCGAGGACCGGCCACCCCGGACGGTCCGTGCCCGGCACGAGGCGAGGGAGCGGTCGGTCGAACCACCCCAGGAGACGGGCGACCCCGATCGCGACGGCGAGCACCACGACGAGTGCCGCCGGCCGGGTCGCCCACCAGGCCGCGGAGCCGGGTTCCGGGAACGGCGCACCGAGGAGCAGGGCGATGCCGTTCAGCGCGATGAACAGCGGCAGGTGCCAGAGGTAGACCACCATGCCGTCCCGGCCGACCACGAACACGGCGGTCTGGGCACTCCGGGTCCGCATGAGACGCGAGAGCGGACCGTGCGCGAGCTGCACGAGGCACGCCTGCGCCACCGCGAGGAACGCCAGCGGGAGCATCGGCGGGTCGAGGTCCTGCAGCATGTCCGGCGCCCAGAGCCCGACGGAGGTGAGGGGGACGAGCGCCGCGTACCCGGCGACCGCCCCGCCGACGAGCACGAGCCGGGAGCGCCGGGCGAACCAGCCGTCTGCCCACAGGAAGCCGAGCTGCTGCGCGAAGAGCCACACCGGACCGAGGTTGAGCAGCCCGACCTCCGCGACGCCGGTGGCGAACCGGACCGCGTCGACCGCCGCGGCGAGCACGAGCAGTGCACCGAGGGTCCGCCACGGAGCCCGGGCGTGCAGCCGCGCCATGAGCGGGACGCAGCACTGGGTGATGCCGTACGCGGCGAGGAACCAGAGCGGGGAGCCGATGCCGAACGCGACCTCGCCGAGCAGCTCCGGCGGCGTGCCGACGGCGGTCGCGGTGCCCAGTGCGACCGCGAGCACGAGGAACAACGGGACCGCCGGGCGGAACAGCCGCACGAGCCGGGTCG
The Curtobacterium citreum genome window above contains:
- a CDS encoding cytochrome c oxidase assembly protein, with amino-acid sequence MLAVAAVAYGWWLVGARRRGARWSGWRTLSFLLALVLFGLLQFGVVGRYDQLLRWAFTLRLALLFFAVPTFAALAAPVSLLRLGGPGRLAQLADRAMGSRPIRVLGNAIVAPVVGLVLFAVLLTPLAATIRESSAWAVAITVLVPVLGFGLLAPLSEPGVLRSSTFVTVEFLLAFVELLLDAVPGIVMRVTNHVLDGSLVHVVGQPWFPSPLEDQHLAGDLLWFIAEVADVPVLIMLFIRWQRTDRREARSVDALSDEEMEALTREHLQRRG
- a CDS encoding acyltransferase family protein; translated protein: MGAAAGTLVRQAIAQRDLVVDLVRTACVVLVVVVHITMVGVAVGPDGIAVTSPLQEAPWYVAATWVGQVMPLFFVVGGFASAVGWRSTVARGGGARDFVATRLVRLFRPAVPLFLVLAVALGTATAVGTPPELLGEVAFGIGSPLWFLAAYGITQCCVPLMARLHARAPWRTLGALLVLAAAVDAVRFATGVAEVGLLNLGPVWLFAQQLGFLWADGWFARRSRLVLVGGAVAGYAALVPLTSVGLWAPDMLQDLDPPMLPLAFLAVAQACLVQLAHGPLSRLMRTRSAQTAVFVVGRDGMVVYLWHLPLFIALNGIALLLGAPFPEPGSAAWWATRPAALVVVLAVAIGVARLLGWFDRPLPRLVPGTDRPGWPVLAVAALCTIGPAFAVMQLHLSLGTAVVGAVLVPLGVVLLGRTVRLN